A single Leptolyngbya sp. 'hensonii' DNA region contains:
- the selD gene encoding selenide, water dikinase SelD, protein MIRLTQYSHGGGCGCKIAPEKLQQILHQVPLDLGNDRLLVGAGTSDDAAVYLLNPDQALVLTTDFFMPIVDDPVDFGRIAATNALSDVYAMGGTPILALTILGMPINKLPTEVIQAIMQGGAAVCQSAGIPLAGGHSIDSPEPIFGLVAAGIVHPQHLRQNSTAQVGDRLILTKPLGIGVMTTALKKEKLSPEAYREVLTVMTQLNRVGIQLGANPMVHAMTDVTGFGLLGHLLEVCRGSKVKAQITASKIPILSPARTLAAQGIFPGAAERNWNSYRDGVILALARPDWETLLLTDPQTSGGLLLAVAPEGVADILTLLAREGYEHATVIGECKTGTPGIEVQ, encoded by the coding sequence ATGATTCGTTTGACCCAATACTCCCATGGGGGAGGCTGTGGTTGTAAGATTGCCCCGGAAAAATTGCAGCAAATCCTGCACCAGGTTCCCCTCGATCTGGGTAACGATCGCCTCCTGGTTGGAGCGGGCACCAGTGATGATGCGGCAGTCTATCTCCTCAACCCCGATCAGGCGTTAGTACTGACGACTGATTTTTTTATGCCGATCGTAGATGATCCAGTGGATTTTGGTCGTATCGCCGCCACCAACGCCCTGTCTGACGTTTATGCCATGGGCGGAACCCCGATCCTGGCCCTGACGATCCTGGGCATGCCGATTAACAAGCTCCCGACCGAGGTGATTCAGGCCATCATGCAGGGAGGGGCTGCCGTCTGTCAGTCGGCTGGCATTCCCCTGGCTGGGGGACACTCGATCGACTCCCCAGAACCAATCTTTGGATTGGTGGCAGCCGGTATTGTTCATCCTCAACACCTGCGCCAGAATTCAACCGCTCAGGTTGGTGATCGGTTGATCTTGACCAAGCCCCTGGGCATTGGGGTGATGACAACTGCGCTTAAAAAAGAGAAATTGAGCCCTGAGGCTTACCGGGAAGTCTTGACCGTCATGACCCAGTTAAACCGGGTTGGAATCCAGTTGGGGGCCAACCCCATGGTGCATGCCATGACTGACGTGACGGGGTTTGGGCTATTGGGACACCTGCTGGAGGTTTGTCGGGGTAGTAAGGTGAAAGCCCAGATTACTGCCAGCAAGATTCCAATTTTGAGCCCAGCGAGGACTCTCGCAGCCCAGGGGATTTTTCCGGGGGCTGCCGAACGTAACTGGAACAGTTACCGGGATGGGGTGATCCTGGCTCTAGCCCGTCCAGACTGGGAAACCCTCTTGCTGACTGATCCCCAAACCAGTGGGGGCCTGCTTCTGGCTGTTGCTCCTGAGGGAGTGGCCGATATCCTGACACTTCTGGCCCGGGAAGGGTATGAGCATGCAACTGTGATTGGGGAATGTAAAACAGGCACACCCGGCATTGAAGTCCAATGA
- a CDS encoding alkene reductase, which produces MSSKINLHSSVKLGPYELPNRIVMAPLTRNRAAVGNVPHDLNVTYYSQRASAGLIVTEATQISPQGMGYPATPGIHSAEQVAGWRMVTEAVHALGGHIFLQLWHVGRISHPSLQPDGALPVAPSPIAPAGMASTYSGEQPFVTPRALTLEEIPGIIEDYRKAAQNALEAGFDGVEVHGANGYLLDQFLQDNTNHRTDAYGGSIPNRTRLLLEVLAAVTGVWGADRVGLRLSPSGTFNSMGDSNRQELFTYVVEQLNPLGLAYLHLVEPRADMNPPVQLGAAYFRPIYQGTLISAGGYDRDLANQTLAAGEADLIAFGRLYIANPDLVERLAHNAELNPYDRNTFYGGGEQGYTDYPALDSQLVGSN; this is translated from the coding sequence ATGAGTTCTAAGATTAATCTACATTCTTCTGTAAAACTGGGTCCCTATGAGTTACCCAATCGGATCGTGATGGCTCCCCTGACCCGTAACCGGGCCGCAGTGGGGAATGTGCCCCATGATCTGAATGTGACCTACTACAGCCAGAGAGCCTCTGCCGGGTTGATTGTCACCGAAGCGACCCAGATTTCCCCCCAGGGGATGGGTTATCCCGCTACTCCCGGCATCCACAGTGCCGAACAGGTCGCGGGGTGGCGCATGGTCACAGAGGCGGTCCATGCCCTGGGAGGTCATATCTTCTTGCAACTCTGGCATGTGGGCCGGATTTCCCACCCGTCTCTGCAACCAGATGGGGCACTGCCCGTTGCCCCCAGTCCGATCGCCCCCGCAGGGATGGCCAGCACCTACAGTGGAGAACAGCCCTTTGTCACCCCCCGCGCCCTCACCCTGGAGGAAATTCCTGGCATCATCGAGGATTACCGCAAAGCTGCCCAGAATGCCCTGGAGGCTGGATTTGATGGGGTGGAAGTCCATGGGGCTAATGGCTATCTCCTGGATCAGTTTCTGCAAGACAATACCAACCACCGCACCGATGCCTACGGAGGGTCCATCCCCAACCGGACCCGACTGCTACTGGAGGTGCTGGCGGCAGTCACTGGCGTCTGGGGGGCCGATCGGGTGGGGCTGCGGCTCTCCCCCAGTGGCACCTTCAACAGTATGGGAGATTCCAATCGGCAGGAGCTATTTACCTATGTGGTGGAACAACTGAATCCCCTGGGACTGGCCTACCTGCACCTGGTAGAGCCTCGTGCTGACATGAACCCCCCGGTGCAGTTAGGGGCAGCCTATTTCCGGCCCATCTACCAGGGCACGCTGATTTCTGCCGGAGGCTACGATCGGGATCTGGCAAATCAAACCCTGGCTGCTGGCGAAGCAGACCTGATTGCTTTTGGTCGCCTCTATATTGCCAATCCAGACCTGGTGGAACGGCTGGCCCACAATGCAGAGTTGAATCCCTACGATCGCAACACTTTCTATGGGGGGGGTGAGCAGGGGTATACGGATTACCCGGCTCTGGACAGTCAACTGGTGGGAAGCAATTAA
- the trxA gene encoding thioredoxin codes for MLSRAPALIGLNDENFASEVLSSSLPVLVDFWAPWCGPCRVMIPTIETLAAELAGEVKVAKLNIDQHEQLATQYNIRALPTLLLFRQGQVVDEIVGVMSIAALIDRLNAWIQPQAA; via the coding sequence ATGCTCTCTCGCGCCCCAGCATTGATAGGTTTGAATGACGAAAATTTTGCCTCAGAAGTGTTGAGCAGTTCCTTGCCGGTTCTGGTAGACTTCTGGGCTCCCTGGTGTGGTCCCTGTCGGGTTATGATCCCCACCATTGAAACCCTGGCCGCTGAATTGGCTGGTGAAGTGAAAGTTGCCAAACTCAATATTGATCAGCATGAGCAGCTTGCGACCCAGTACAATATCCGGGCTTTGCCGACCCTGCTGCTGTTTCGGCAGGGGCAGGTGGTGGATGAAATAGTTGGTGTTATGTCTATTGCGGCGCTGATCGATCGACTGAATGCCTGGATCCAACCCCAGGCTGCCTGA
- a CDS encoding metalloregulator ArsR/SmtB family transcription factor: MVTDTEQRAKIFAALADPTRLRMVELLNRQSEVSGSDLAHQLGISLALFCHHSKILAEAGVIQVRKEGQTKYNSLNRSVLTTCFTDLAIAPDK; this comes from the coding sequence ATGGTGACTGATACTGAACAACGGGCTAAAATCTTTGCGGCTTTGGCTGACCCCACCCGACTTCGGATGGTGGAGTTGTTGAATCGGCAAAGTGAAGTCAGCGGGTCTGACCTGGCCCATCAGTTGGGAATCAGTCTGGCCCTCTTCTGCCACCACAGCAAGATTCTGGCGGAAGCAGGGGTCATTCAGGTCCGCAAGGAAGGGCAGACCAAGTACAACTCTCTCAACCGATCGGTCCTGACCACCTGCTTTACTGACCTGGCCATTGCACCAGACAAATAA
- a CDS encoding glutathione S-transferase family protein: protein MGLGLLKAGQWVSDREQEDAGGRFVRPSTTFRHRITADGSSGFRAEAGRYHLYISWACPWAHRTVIMRQLKGLDAAIGLSVVNPIINQNGWEFSDAPGCIPDSVNQAQYLWQIYHKAEPDYIGRVTVPVLWDKQMGTIVNNESREIIRQLDTEFEAIAAQKVTFCPEHLSVEIDRTIDAIYQPINNGVYRAGFATTQQAYEEGVTDLFAALDHWERILGQQRYLCGHVVTEADWCLFTTLLRFDPVYYVHFKCNLRHIYEYPNLWNYLKELYQYPGVKELCNFEHIKTHYYKSHPKVNPSRIVPKGPLLDLDSPHDRDRLPQS from the coding sequence ATGGGTTTGGGTCTCTTAAAAGCAGGTCAGTGGGTGTCCGATCGGGAGCAGGAAGATGCTGGGGGCCGCTTTGTTCGTCCTTCCACCACCTTCCGCCATCGCATCACCGCTGATGGATCGAGTGGATTCCGGGCTGAGGCGGGTCGCTACCATCTGTATATTTCCTGGGCCTGTCCCTGGGCTCATCGCACGGTAATTATGCGTCAGCTCAAAGGCTTGGACGCAGCGATCGGACTCTCCGTCGTAAATCCAATCATCAATCAGAATGGCTGGGAATTTTCGGATGCGCCTGGCTGTATCCCAGATTCAGTGAACCAGGCCCAGTATCTCTGGCAGATTTACCATAAAGCGGAACCGGATTACATTGGTCGGGTGACGGTACCAGTGCTGTGGGATAAGCAGATGGGCACGATCGTCAACAACGAATCTCGGGAGATCATTCGCCAGTTGGATACGGAGTTTGAGGCAATTGCAGCGCAGAAGGTGACGTTTTGCCCAGAGCATCTGAGCGTGGAGATCGATCGGACGATCGATGCCATCTATCAACCCATTAACAATGGTGTGTATCGGGCTGGTTTTGCCACCACCCAACAGGCTTACGAAGAAGGGGTTACCGATCTGTTTGCAGCCCTGGATCACTGGGAAAGGATTTTGGGCCAGCAACGTTACCTCTGTGGCCATGTTGTGACGGAAGCAGATTGGTGTCTGTTTACGACTCTGTTGCGCTTTGATCCGGTGTATTACGTGCATTTTAAATGCAATCTGCGTCACATTTATGAGTATCCCAATCTCTGGAATTATTTGAAGGAGCTGTATCAGTATCCAGGGGTGAAGGAATTGTGTAACTTCGAGCACATTAAAACGCACTATTACAAGAGTCATCCCAAGGTGAATCCGAGCCGGATTGTGCCCAAGGGACCGCTGCTGGACCTGGACTCCCCCCACGATCGCGATCGCCTGCCCCAATCATAA
- a CDS encoding tRNA (guanine-N1)-methyltransferase: protein MGDAASAWAIEGKARFQIGDSFYRPQTEVARDLGVLAAALHRQEIGRLRVLDAMAGCGVRALRYFLEGQADAVWANDSNSDIQSVLQGNLQTLPTDRYLVTCWDANRVFFDCYNRQDFYDFIDLDCFGAAAPYLSTSLWAGEIGGLLYLTSTDGRSLTGHSPEVAVAAYGSYTRNHPAAHEQGLRVLIGAAQQQAAAKGLGIQPLFSFYFRNTYRILVRLVPQSGLSSQNYGFLGYCHTCGEYQLASWRQLGKVSCAECASMLTIGGPLWLGPLHEAAFLEGLMTLAQQWHWSERAELLGLMAAEASPDLPPYFYTLGEIGRRGQLDIPPRSALIYQLQDLGYRACPTHINPQAIKTNATLQTCIQAARSGQ from the coding sequence ATGGGGGATGCGGCATCGGCTTGGGCTATAGAGGGCAAGGCCAGATTTCAAATTGGGGATAGTTTTTACCGTCCCCAGACTGAAGTGGCTAGGGATCTGGGGGTGCTGGCCGCTGCCCTCCATCGCCAGGAAATCGGTCGCCTGCGGGTGCTGGATGCCATGGCGGGGTGCGGGGTGCGGGCGTTACGGTATTTCCTGGAAGGTCAGGCTGATGCGGTCTGGGCAAATGACAGCAATTCAGATATCCAGTCAGTGCTGCAGGGGAATTTACAAACTCTTCCCACCGATCGTTACCTGGTGACCTGCTGGGATGCGAATCGGGTCTTTTTTGACTGCTACAATCGCCAGGATTTTTACGATTTCATCGATCTCGACTGCTTTGGAGCGGCAGCACCCTATCTCAGTACCAGTCTCTGGGCTGGGGAGATCGGGGGGCTGCTTTATCTCACCAGTACGGATGGGCGCAGCCTGACCGGACATTCCCCAGAGGTGGCTGTGGCAGCCTATGGCAGCTATACCCGCAATCATCCGGCGGCCCATGAACAGGGGTTGCGGGTCCTCATTGGTGCGGCACAGCAACAGGCTGCCGCAAAGGGGCTGGGTATTCAACCCTTATTCTCTTTTTATTTCAGAAACACCTATCGGATTCTGGTGCGTCTGGTGCCCCAGTCTGGGCTAAGTTCCCAGAACTATGGCTTTTTGGGCTACTGCCATACCTGTGGGGAGTACCAGCTTGCCAGTTGGCGTCAACTCGGCAAAGTCAGTTGTGCCGAATGTGCATCGATGCTGACGATCGGAGGTCCCCTATGGTTAGGCCCTTTGCATGAGGCAGCTTTTCTGGAAGGATTGATGACCCTGGCCCAACAGTGGCACTGGTCAGAGCGGGCTGAGTTGCTGGGTCTGATGGCAGCAGAGGCATCCCCCGATCTACCTCCTTACTTCTACACTCTGGGAGAAATTGGTCGTCGGGGGCAACTGGATATCCCGCCCCGATCGGCCCTCATTTATCAATTGCAAGACCTCGGATACCGGGCCTGCCCCACCCACATCAATCCCCAGGCGATCAAAACCAATGCGACCCTCCAGACCTGTATCCAGGCAGCTCGTTCAGGACAATAA